Genomic window (Cellulosilyticum lentocellum DSM 5427):
ACATTATTCTATTAAAGCCAATACCAATATTCATCTTTTAAAAATCGTTCATGAAGAAGGCTTACATGCTGATGTTATGAGCCCTGGAGAGATTTATTTAGCCCTTGAAAGTGGTTTCTCTCCTGAAGAGCTTTTCTTCATTCCTAATAATGTAGTGGCTGAAGATATGCTATATGCTATTGACCGTAATATCATGACAAGTGTTGACTCTCTTGATCAATTAGAGCTTTATGGACAGCTTAATCCAGGTGGCAAAGTTGCCATCCGTTTCAATCCTGGTGTAGGTGCTGGTCACCATGAAAAGGTTGTTACTGGTGGCAAGAAAACAAAATTCGGTGTTAACCCTGAATATATTCCTGAAGTAAAACGCCTTTTAGAAACCTATAATTTGACTTTAGCAGGTATTAATCAACACATTGGTTCTTTATTCATGGATGGCGCACCTTATATCGAAAGCTTAGGTTCTATCTTAAGCATCGCTAAGCAATTTGATGACTTAGAATTCATCGACCTTGGTGGTGGCTTTGGTATCCCTTATCATAAACAAGATGGTGAAGCTAGACTTAATATTAAAGCTTTAGGTGAGGCCCTAGATCCTGTACTTTCATCTTTTGCTAAAGAATATGGCAAAAATGTACAGTTTCAGATTGAACCAGGCCGTTATATTCCTTGTGAAAGCTGTGCTTTAGTAGGAACGGTAACTGCCACTAAAACGAATGCGGACCATGACTATGTTGGTTGTGACATCGGCTTTAATGTTCTTCAGCGACCTATTATGTATGATTCTCACCATGATATTGAAATTTATTCAAGAGAACTAAAAGAAGCACCACTTGGTCCTCTTACTGTTGTAGGTAACATTTGTGAAAGTGGTGATATTTTAGCTAAAGATCGTATGCTTCCACTCACTACTGTTAGAGGTGATTTAATTGCTCTGATGGATGCTGGTGCTTATGGCTATAGCATGGCTTCTTGCTATAATCAACGCTTTAGACCAGCTGAGATTTTAATAGGATTAGACGGGAAAGTAAGACAAATTAGAAAACGTGACACTTTAGAAGATTTAATCCGTAATATGCTTTAATTAACATTATTTATATAGATTACTTTTATGAGTCCTACTTTGGCAAGTGGTTAACTGAATTAGCCTTTTATACCCTGCTGTTATGCCTTAAGTATTCTGTAGGACGATGCCATGGACATCGTAGTTAGATAGAAAGGAGATTCTTAATCACAAGCCTTATACAAATAGGCGTAAGCTAGTAAGCTTACGCCTATTTGTAATGCTATTTATAGAAACCTCCATTAACGATTATTGCACTGTTTCAGCTTTCAATTTAATATCTACTCCTATAACCCCTCTAATAGTACCATCCTTCTGTTTGATAGGTGCTGAAAAGGTCACACAAGGTGTCTTCGTGATAGAAGATATATAAGGCTTAGAACTATATACATGCCCAGCTATAGCTTCTTTAAACCACTCTCTTACATTACCATTAGCAATACCTGCTGGTGGAATAGATACTACAAAACGACCTTTATGTCCATTAGTCCACGCTGCTTCTATAAAATCATTTTCTTTAAGCATTTTTTCTAATGCCAGACGATGAGTCCCTTGGTCTAACTCAATAAAAGTTTTATCCTTAGTGAAATTTTTAACCATCTCTTCAAAGTGACTCATATATCCCACTAAAGTATCCGTATTAAATTCTGATAAATCATCAAGCTTATATTCTTCTATAAGCTCTGTTAAGTCCTTTGAAGAATTATTAAGTAATTCACCCATACGTACTAAATTGCCTAAACTATCTTTCTGTTTTTCAATAGAGCTATACACGCTTTGTACGCTATCTGCTGTTTGAAGTGCGTTATTTTCCATAGTTCCCATACAAAGTTGTACACTACTGGCTAGTGTGACTTCTTTATCTGAAAGCTGAGACATATCTCCTACCAAGTCAGTAACCTCTTCAAAAGAAGTTTGGATTTTTTCTAAGCCTTTTTCTACTCGCATAGACTTCTTAACCCCTTCTTCTATTTGCTTATTACTAGACTCTAAATGAGTATTCACATTCTTTAAGGCCCCTTGAATATTATCAATAAGAGTATTTACTTCTGTTACAGCATTAGCTGTATTAGTCGCAAGTTTTCTAATTTCATCAGCTACAACTGCAAAACCTCTACCAGCTTCACCCGCCCTAGCTGACTCAATAGATGCATTAAGCGCAAGCAAGTGCGTCTGAGATGAAATATCCCGTACGGTATTTAAAATATCTACAATTTGATTAGAAGTTCCATTCAGCTCTGACATATACGCTATTGTTGTTTGTGAAGTCATTTCTATTTCCTTAATATTATTTAAAATATCCATTACTTCTGCTAAGCTCTTATTAATCGTTTTTTGAGAATGCTGGCTAATTTCTGTTAGCCTACTCGTTGTTGTACCTACATGCTCTTGCACTTCGTGTACTTCGTTAACAGCTTCTACTGTATCCTCTAGAGTTGCATTTACTTGACTATTTAATACTGCCATTTCTTGTGCTTCTGCATAAAGTTGTTCGGTAAAAACTGTATTTTCTTCTAATGTAACATATAGATCTTCTGATACAGCCGCTACTTGACTAGAAGCTACACTCATTTCATAACCGAGTTTTTTGTAGTCTTTCTGCTTTTCCATTAGCTCATTTACTAATCTTGCTTTTTCTTTGACTATTTTATGCCCTCTGTACATTTCCAGTCCTATTACTGAAACCATCCCTATCAGCCAAACGATTATATTTTTCTGAATAGGAAAAAAGCTACTTCCTACCCCTATCACGATAATCATTAAAACAGATGTTATACTGCTCATTTTACTATTCATTTTCAAATCACCCCAATAAAAATAGGCGTTTAAACAATTTTACTTTGTTTAAACGCCTTCGTTTAATATATTAGCTTATTATATTATAATAAGAGTATACTTTCAATATATTTTATTTATAAATAATATTTTTTACATTATTTTATGACTATTATATAAAAACTTTAAAAAACTTATAAAAGTAAGGAGTAGAAGACATAGGTAATTGCTTAAAAATAAAAATCTATGCTTTTTATAACATTATTCCTATACTTACTCAATAGGTTCTCTTCCTATCCATGTATTGTCACTAGTTTTATCTCTTAATGAACTAATAGGATGTTCATCTATTTCATATCTATAATCTTGTGCATCTTTATTAATCTTTTCTACAATAACCTTATGGCTTGGTACTACATGGACATCATGATTAAGACTTTCTTGAAATAGAAAGAAATCTGCACCTTGAGGCACTTTTCCAATATCTACATAATCTTCCTTTATCGAAGTTAATTGAACAGTTGCTTTGATAATATCTCTTACATATTCCTTATTTGGCCCTAATGTTAATAATCTTGGGAAGCATCCGTTCGAAATAACTTGTTGCCATTCTTTCTTTTCATATTGTTTTAAAAGATCTGCTGCCTGATGAAGATGTGCAATTTCTTCGTGGAAATGTTGTTCCCAAATTTGTTTAATATGAGCATCTGTTTCATCTTCATAGCAAGAGTAGTATAAATAGCACTCTGTATATTCATGAAGCAATAAATTCTCAAGCCATGTTAACCGTGTGTCTAATAAGCTACCATATTGAGTAACATGCTGTTCCTCAATAAGCCCAATCTCTTGGTATAAACTTCTTCCTAAATCAGATTGATAAAAACCTGCTATATTCATATAATAATTCATTGTTTGTTGCTCTGCAGCAGTAATAATGGCAACATTAAGCTTAGTAATAGGGTCTGCAGTTGTAAAATCTACATACTTCTTTATATTATCAGCTGGAAAACGGTGTTCAGAAATAGTTGGCCTTCCTGGCATAATCTCTGTATAATGTCCAACTAAACGCTCTGCATGTATACCCTGCTCCATTTCAAGTAAATCAGAATATCTATATAAATGGTCAAAATCCTCTAATAATGCAAAGTCAAGTGCCATCTTTACCTCTTTATTTGGCTCTCTTTTAGCTAGTTCAGAGGTTAGGTCTACTGCTAATTGTTCATAACTAATAGTCGTTTCAAGTATTGTTTCATCTACTGGTTTTAAAACTGAAATAACCTTTTGTTGTTGTTGTTCGATTCTCCTGGTAATAGCTACTGCTCTACGTAAATCATTATCTGGACAATGACGTGAAAATTGATGCGAAAACCATACTGCTTCATATTCTGTACCATTCATTAAGATAATACGTGTTTTAGTATAGGGATCCACTTCATTTTTATTATATGGCTTAGGATAAATACTTTTCCAATCTTTAAATGAATCTTCTAGCTTCATTGGTCTTTCTAAAAACGGATTCATACTCATAACGATCATCACCTTTCCTATACCTGAGTAGCATAATAAAAAGAATACTTAGAGTTTTCTCTCTCATTACTTCCTTTTACTTATTATTATGTCACACATTTAGAAACTTTTTATTTTGCTCCTTCAATTAAAATTCAACACTACTATTATGTCTTAGAAATAAAATAAAATACATTTGTTCGTAAACTGTTCGCTCACACTTGAAACTAATACTCTATATAGCATATAGCCTATGCAAGTCGTTATTTTATTAAAAAATATTTTATTAAAATTAGTTTTTGATATTGATTTTCATTTTCCTTTATGTTATATTTATTGTATCACAGAACATACATGTTTTTTTCATCAAATCTCTGATGTAGGCACTAGTTCCTTAACTAGTGCTTTTTTTTATAGTAATTTAAATCTATTATTTTATATAAGTATCTCTTTCATATCAAAACCCTTTATAAATCCGACAAAAATTTCTTACTTTTTATATTTTATTTGATAATTTTTAATATTGAATTTAATAGTTTTTGTTATATAATATTAATTATCAAATAAACTAGAAAGGAAGTATGTTATGTATTTTTGGAGAAAACACGAGTTCTTATTTATGTACTTCATCTTTATAATTCTTATATTGTTCACAACTTATCTAGTAACTTATTTATTATCTAGCTAATATCATATATACTCCCCCACAAAAAACC
Coding sequences:
- the lysA gene encoding diaminopimelate decarboxylase is translated as MHSLHGSYTTETNFYGGNDVFDLIEQYGSPLYIYNENILRTRCREMKHLVSYENFVPHYSIKANTNIHLLKIVHEEGLHADVMSPGEIYLALESGFSPEELFFIPNNVVAEDMLYAIDRNIMTSVDSLDQLELYGQLNPGGKVAIRFNPGVGAGHHEKVVTGGKKTKFGVNPEYIPEVKRLLETYNLTLAGINQHIGSLFMDGAPYIESLGSILSIAKQFDDLEFIDLGGGFGIPYHKQDGEARLNIKALGEALDPVLSSFAKEYGKNVQFQIEPGRYIPCESCALVGTVTATKTNADHDYVGCDIGFNVLQRPIMYDSHHDIEIYSRELKEAPLGPLTVVGNICESGDILAKDRMLPLTTVRGDLIALMDAGAYGYSMASCYNQRFRPAEILIGLDGKVRQIRKRDTLEDLIRNML
- a CDS encoding methyl-accepting chemotaxis protein; translated protein: MNSKMSSITSVLMIIVIGVGSSFFPIQKNIIVWLIGMVSVIGLEMYRGHKIVKEKARLVNELMEKQKDYKKLGYEMSVASSQVAAVSEDLYVTLEENTVFTEQLYAEAQEMAVLNSQVNATLEDTVEAVNEVHEVQEHVGTTTSRLTEISQHSQKTINKSLAEVMDILNNIKEIEMTSQTTIAYMSELNGTSNQIVDILNTVRDISSQTHLLALNASIESARAGEAGRGFAVVADEIRKLATNTANAVTEVNTLIDNIQGALKNVNTHLESSNKQIEEGVKKSMRVEKGLEKIQTSFEEVTDLVGDMSQLSDKEVTLASSVQLCMGTMENNALQTADSVQSVYSSIEKQKDSLGNLVRMGELLNNSSKDLTELIEEYKLDDLSEFNTDTLVGYMSHFEEMVKNFTKDKTFIELDQGTHRLALEKMLKENDFIEAAWTNGHKGRFVVSIPPAGIANGNVREWFKEAIAGHVYSSKPYISSITKTPCVTFSAPIKQKDGTIRGVIGVDIKLKAETVQ